A single genomic interval of Helianthus annuus cultivar XRQ/B chromosome 13, HanXRQr2.0-SUNRISE, whole genome shotgun sequence harbors:
- the LOC110900749 gene encoding uncharacterized protein LOC110900749, with amino-acid sequence MASKRRFKNTPLIDNTLVGESSNSTNESVSLTYNSNGLLAKERRKMRKLYLDSKRSNSKKQSTGPFSRGCSKVNNRSQVIDKENYNPNISSSSNNFHTVRNLKYVTTSASSSTITTSGLPLNNEFTTSTSTRFSIVSNIVTQSSNSIGQSSSTLTKLNSGKQKLLPKKRRIDPIPMLDLTSDDENVDFAPIQDPCKGVSTDYLDHGNQILKCEMCDSLLWTDEGGKGRITLGKLSYSLCCGYGKVELPDLKEPSSIYKDLFANSNENSKYFLKNIRRYNSMFAFTSMGGKVDSNINSGRAPYVFRISGQNFHSLGGLVPAPGKQPKFSQLYIYDTENEVSNRNKLFSDSTNKSDLHLKQIDLHLIKFLKDFLDNNNQLVKSYRIARNHFNDNPNENFKLRIIYKRDLDGRTYNLPSSSEVAALIVGGIQQIVDHRDIVVESHTEGLQRISELHPSYLALQYPILFPNGDDGYRIDIPHRDGISTLKKISPKCTMREFFAYRIQDRSTSFSLILNARRLFQQFLVDAYTMIESERLNYIRFQQKHLRSESYTNLQKFKNEGKEDLSNTGVRLVLPSSFTGGSRYMQQNYLDAMAICKWFGYPDFFITVTCNPKWPEIIRYLRNTSIKQEDRPDIMCRLFKMKLDSIIKDLKDKKVFGALSAAVYTVEFQKRGLPHAHICIFLKPESKLLSVDHVDKFISAEIPDKNQDPALYALVSEFMIHGPCGNANPNCPCMVDNRCSKKFPKKFINETITDAEGFPVYRRRDNGNTIIKSKVQLDNRSVVPYNPLLLKRYQAHINVEWCNQAGSIKYLFKYINKGPDKASLVVSNGDGTDNEQTAKDEIKAYYDCRYVSACEASWRIFANEVHYRFPPVMRLPFHMEGQQNVVFGAEDDIEEVLDKPSVSSSIFLKWMEMNINNEEARKLTYVEFPTKFCWKLKDRNWAERKRKLLQIGRIHSVSPALGEPYFLRILLNKVKGPRSFEEIRTVDGQLFPTFRDACYAMGLLDDDMEYIEAIKEASFTGDGRYIRALFVTLLLSNTLSRPEFVFEQTWKYLGDDILYKTRKETKNKDLVMSDERLKNKTLVEIEKYLIRNGSSLTRWPTIPYPDYDSFAVGNNRLVDEELSFNVPQVQSELDSLKSSLTDEQLYVYNQIMTAVEGDKGGVFFVYGYGGTGKTFLWKTLALTVRSREQIVLNVASSGIASLLMSRGRTAHSRFHIPINLDESSMCHIRPDGDVAYLLKQTRLIIWDEAPMVHRHAFEALDRTLKDIFVDKSKCQSDVLFGGKVIVFGGDFRQILPVIPNGSRQEIVNASLSSSYIWPHCKLLTLTKNMRLTVGVLPSTVESTKRFAEWLLDIGEGKVGGDNDGVATVEIPSDLLITDCLDPIESLIQFVYPSVLERYKDRDYFSERAILTPKNEVVHEINDRLLELFPGEPTEYLSSDSICATEKGIDSFQQELYSPDVLNGLKISGLPNHRLVLKPGVPIMLLRNIDQQNGLCNGTRLQVTFLGKRVIEAEIISGANVGTRTFIPRISMIPSDKKIPFAFQRRQFPVAVCFAMTINKSQGQSLSKVGLFLKEPVFTHGQLYVALSRVKSREGVKMLILDKDGKPTNTTTNVVYKEVFTHL; translated from the exons ATGGCAAGTAAGAGAAGATTTAAAAATACACCGTTGATTGATAATACTTTAGTTGGGGAATCATCTAACA GTACAAATGAATCAGTTTCGTTAACTTATAACTCAAATG GATTACTTGctaaagaaagaagaaaaatgcGCAAGCTCTATCTTGATAGCAAACGATCGAATTCAAAGAAACAAAGTACTGGTCCTTTTAGTAGAGGATGCTCAAAAGTCAATAATCGGTCTCAGGTCATCGACAAAGAGAATTATAATCCAAATATTTCTTCATCATCTAATAATTTTCACACAGTGCGGAACTTGAAATATGTAACCACATCAGCATCATCAAGTACCATCACGACCA GTGGTCTTCCTTTGAATAACGAATTTACCACTTCTACAAGTACTCGGTTTTCTATTGTTTCAAACATTGTTACACAAAGCAGTAACTCCATTGGTCAATCGTCCTCAACGTTAACAAAGCTGAATTCCGGTAAACAAAAGCTTTTACCTAAGAAACGCCGTATTGATCCTATTCCAATGTTAGATCTTACGTCTGATGATGAGAATGTAGACTTTGCTCCCATTCAAGACCCTTGTAAGGGTGTATCGACAG ATTATTTGGATCATGGTAATCAAATCCTTAAATGTGAGATGTGTGATTCATTGTTATGGACTGACGAAGGTGGTAAAGGGAGAATTACATTGGGTAAGTTAAGCTATAGCTTATGTTGTGGTTATGGAAAAGTGGAGCTTCCGGATTTGAAAGAGCCTTCTTCAATATACAAGGATCTATTTGCAAATTCTAATGAAAACAGCAAGTATTTTCTAAAGAATATCCGTCGATATAATTCTATGTTCGCATTCACATCCATGGGTGGAAAAGTAGATTCAAACATCAATAGTGGCAGGGCACCTTATGTATTTCGTATCAGTGGACAGAATTTTCATTCATTAGGTGGTTTGGTACCTGCACCTGGAAAACAGCCAAAGTTCTCCCAGCTTTATATTTATGACACTGAGAATGAAGTTTCAAATCGAAATAAGTTGTTCAG TGACTCCACAAATAAGTCCGACTTGCATTTAAAGCAAATAGATCTTCATCTCAtaaagtttttaaaagacttcctGGATAATAATAATCAGTTGGTTAAAAGTTACAGAATAGCAAGAAACCACTTCAATGATAATCCTAATGAGAACTTCAAACTTCGTATCATTTACAAAAGAGATCTTGATGGTCGTACTTATAACTTGCCTTCATCTTCTGAAGTTGCTGCATTGATTGTTGGTGGTATCCAACAAATAGTTGACCATCGTGATATTGTTGTTGAGTCTCACACGGAAGGTCTTCAACGAATAAGTGAACTTCATCCATCATATCTTGCACTTCAGTATCCAATTCTTTTTCCCAATGGTGATGACGGATATAGAATAGACATTCCTCATAGGGATGGTATAAGTACTTTAAAGAAAATTAGTCCCAAGTGTACAATGAGAGAATTCTTTGCTTATAGAATCCAAGATCGATCAACTTCATTTTCGCTAATATTAAATGCCCGCAGATTGTTCCAGCAATTTTTGGTTGATGCATATACCATGATCGAGAGTGAAAGACTTAATTATATCCGTTTTCAACAAAAACATCTTAGGTCTGAATCATACACAAATCTTCAGAAATTTAAGAATGAGGGAAAAGAGGATCTATCTAATACTGGGGTACGGTTAGTACTACCATCATCTTTTACTGGTGGGTCTCGGTATATGCAGCAAAATTATCTAGATGCTATGGCTATTTGCAAATGGTTCGGGTATCCTGATTTTTTCATTACGGTGACATGTAATCCTAAGTGGCCAGAGATTATCCGATACCTTCGAAATACTTCTATTAAGCAAGAGGACAGACCAGATATTATGTGTCGTTTGTTTAAGATGAAACTGGATTCAATCATAAAGGATTTGAAGGACAAGAAAGTCTTTGGAGCACTAAGTGCAG cgGTTTATACTGTTGAATTTCAAAAGCGTGGATTGCCACATGCTCACATTTGTATTTTTTTGAAACCTGAATCCAAGCTTCTCTCCGTTGATCACGTAGACAAATTCATATCTGCTGAGATACCAGATAAGAATCAAGATCCCGCTCTTTATGCTCTTGTATCCGAGTTTATGATTCATGGTCCATGTGGAAATGCAAATCCCAATTGTCCTTGTATGGTTGATAATAGATGTTCtaaaaaatttccaaaaaaattCATTAATGAAACAATTACCGATGCTGAAGGTTTCCCTGTATACAGAAGAAGAGATAATGGAAACACCATTATCAAGTCCAAAGTTCAATTGGACAACAGAAGTGTCGTTCCATATAATCCGCTTCTCCTGAAAAGATACCAAGCTCACATTAATGTAGAATGGTGCAATCAAGCGGGTTCTATCAAATATTTGTTTAAGTACATTAATAAAGGTCCAGACAAAGCATCGCTTGTGGTGTCAAATGGAGACGGTACAGATAACGAACAAACAGCAAAGGATGAGATCAAAGCTTATTATGATTGTAGGTACGTTTCCGCTTGTGAAGCTTCTTGGAGAATATTTGCAAATGAAGTTCACTATAGGTTTCCTCCAGTTATGAGGCTTCCTTTTCATATGGAAGGTCAACAAAATGTTGTTTTTGGTGCCGAAGACGATATTGAAGAAGTGTTGGACAAGCCATCAGTCtcttcatccatttttttaaaGTGGATGGAGATGAACATAAATAATGAGGAAGCACGGAAGCTTACGTATGTTGAGTTTCCTACAAAATTCTGTTGGAAACTAAAAGATAGAAATTGGGCAGAACGTAAAAGAAAATTATTACAGATTGGACGCATTCATTCTGTTTCCCCTGCTTTGGGTGAACCATATTTTCTTAGAATTCTTTTAAACAAAGTCAAAGGACCAAGATCCTTTGAAGAAATTAGAACTGTTGATGGCCAGTTGTTTCCAACCTTCAGGGATGCATGTTATGCTATGGGTTTGTTAGACGATGACATGGAATACATAGAAGCCATTAAAGAAGCGAGTTTTACGGGAGATGGTCGTTATATTCGTGCATTGTTTGTTACTTTGCTGTTGTCAAACACATTATCAAGACCTGAATTTGTTTTCGAACAAACATGGAAATACTTGGGggatgacattttatacaaaacgAGAAAAGAAACAAAGAACAAAG ATCTTGTAATGTCAGATGAGAGATTGAAGAACAAGACATTGGTGGAGATTGAGAAGTACCTCATTCGAAATGGGTCCTCTTTGACACGATGGCCAACAATTCCATATCCTGATTACGATTCGTTTGCTGTTGGAAACAATCGTCTGGTTGATGAAGAACTGTCTTTTAATGTTCCTCAGGTACAGAGCGAGTTAGATAGTCTAAAATCTTCATTGACTGACGAACAACTATATGTTTATAATCAGATAATGACAGCCGTTGAAGGCGACAAAGGAGGTGTATTTTTTGTTTACGGATATGGAGGAACGGGTAAGACGTTTTTGTGGAAGACGTTAGCCTTAACCGTTAGGTCGAGAGAGCAGATTGTTTTAAATGTGGCTTCAAGTGGTATTGCTTCACTTTTAATGTCAAGAGGTAGAACGGCTCATTCTAGATTTCACATCCCCATAAATTTAGATGAGAGTTCTATGTGTCACATAAGGCCCGATGGTGATGTAGCTTATCTGCTTAAACAAACTAGGTTGATTATATGGGACGAAGCACCCATGGTACATAGACATGCGTTTGAAGCTTTAGATAGAACATTAAAAGATATTTTTGTCGATAAAAGCAAGTGTCAGTCGGATGTTTTGTTTGGAGGTAAGGTTATCGTTTTTGGTGGTGATTTTAGACAAATTCTTCCTGTTATTCCAAACGGAAGTAGGCAAGAAATTGTTAACGCTTCGTTGAGTTCATCCTATATATGGCCCCATTGCAAGTTACTTACTTTGACCAAAAACATGAGATTGACTGTTGGTGTTTTACCATCTACAGTCGAGTCGACAAAGAGATTTGCCGAATGGCTTCTTGATATTGGCGAGGGTAAAGTTGGAGGGGACAATGATGGTGTAGCAACTGTAGAAATACCATCTGATTTGTTAATCACAGATTGTTTGGATCCCATCGAAAGTTTAATTCAATTTGTATATCCATCTGTTCTTGAAAGATATAAGGATCGAGATTATTTTTCTGAAAGGGCGATTCTGACACCAAAAAACGAGGTGGTACATGAAATAAATGATCGACTACTAGAATTGTTTCCTGGTGAACCAACAGAGTACCTGAGTTCTGATAGTATATGTGCGACGGAGAAAGGTATCGATTCATTCCAACAAGAGTTGTATTCTCCTGATGTCCTTAATGGTTTAAAGATATCTGGTTTACCTAATCATCGTTTGGTTTTAAAACCTGGAGTTCCAATTATGCTTCTTAGGAACATTGATCAGCAAAATGGTTTGTGTAATGGTACAAGGTTACAGGTTACATTTCTTGGAAAGAGGGTTATAGAAGCTGAAATTATATCAGGTGCTAATGTCGGAACCAGAACATTCATACCAAGAATTAGCATGATTCCCTCCGACAAAAAAATTCCTTTTGCTTTTCAAAGACGACAGTTTCCTGTTGCTGTGTGCTTTGCTATGACGATCAACAAGAGTCAAGGCCAATCTTTATCTAAGGTTGGATTGTTTTTAAAAGAGCCCGTTTTTACACATGGCCAGCTATATGTAGCATTATCAAGAGTTAAATCAAGGGAAGGTGTGAAGATGTTAATTCTTGATAAGGATGGCAAACCTACCAACACAACAACTAATGTGGTTTACAAAGAAGTGTTCACACACTTATGA
- the LOC110897745 gene encoding uncharacterized protein LOC110897745, translated as MFLVEKTHLTSHFKLTGKKPSKNYQLAAKNFDEKVIIHLKTLDLASEASDSSVISLNWMCKAVTLLSTVHVEAQDQIYQISNLRSESDYYHNLYMDYSQKVLDLLNLVSSAVKQLVERRLLLNLSLRLIKSSGDGQISSPEKLNKAKDALIRSVHVHHKQDEKTQRVKDLLEELSDVINNIPIGKVNNARDMIRHTLHGLGTITVFVNSVLVSVLYGQSDLVEVRVPTEFRWVDSVNGVKKRVFDLIKPKRLLEVEDAATRAVAVCDVIDEVAAVGDGDGGDERRSRLKDGVKELRAAVEKFSDGVDMLTNGVNGLFSCVMKTRNGVLDGVRKGEW; from the coding sequence ATGTTTCTCGTCGAAAAAACTCATCTAACTTCTCATTTCAAGTTAACCGGcaaaaaaccatcaaaaaacTACCAACTCGCAGCTAAAAATTTCGATGAAAAGGTAATTATTCATCTCAAAACCCTAGATCTAGCGTCCGAAGCCTCCGATTCATCGGTTATCAGCTTGAATTGGATGTGTAAAGCGGTTACGTTACTTTCAACGGTTCACGTTGAAGCACAGGATCAGATTTATCAGATTTCAAATCTGAGATCTGAATCTGATTATTATCATAACCTGTATATGGATTACAGTCAGAAGGTTCTAGATCTGTTGAATCTGGTTTCATCAGCGGTTAAGCAGTTAGTTGAGCGTCGTCTTCTGTTGAATCTGAGCCTTCGGTTGATTAAATCCTCCGGTGACGGTCAGATCTCGTCGCCGGAGAAACTGAATAAAGCAAAGGATGCTCTCATCAGATCTGTTCACGTTCATCATAAGCAAGATGAGAAAACTCAACGTGTAAAGGATTTGCTCGAAGAATTGAGTGACGTCATCAACAATATTCCGATCGGTAAGGTTAACAACGCTAGAGATATGATCCGGCACACTTTGCATGGTCTCGGAACAATAACCGTTTTTGTAAACAGTGTTTTGGTTTCCGTACTGTACGGACAGTCAGATCTGGTTGAAGTCCGAGTTCCGACTGAGTTCCGGTGGGTTGACTCGGTCAACGGAGTGAAGAAACGAGTTTTTGACCTGATAAAGCCGAAAAGGTTGTTGGAGGTTGAAGATGCTGCAACCAGAGCAGTGGCGGTGTGTGATGTGATCGATGAAGTCGCCGCCGTTGGCGACGGAGACGGCGGCGATGAGCGACGGAGTCGATTGAAGGACGGCGTTAAGGAGCTCAGGGCGGCGGTGGAGAAGTTTTCCGATGGTGTTGATATGTTGACTAACGGAGTTAACGGTTTGTTTAGTTGTGTTATGAAAACGCGTAACGGTGTGTTAGACGGCGTTAGGAAGGGTGAGTGGTAG